A window of Halalkalicoccus subterraneus contains these coding sequences:
- a CDS encoding NAD(+)/NADH kinase produces the protein MRWLAGGSTVTVGVVGDAADVIETLESTGRSTVVGSPTTVARADPSTIVTVGEEALLATARERLDVPILAVGTDIGPAASDRAAIREALSKGVEREQPLIDVSVGGESVSTALLDVMLVTSEPARISEYAIDHDDGRVAAFRADGVVVATPAGSEGYAATAGGPTIDAGADALCAVPIAPFHTQSTRWVLDTSPLTLSVLRDEGSVSLLVDDDEHGPIGSGQAVRLAVDGFVRTLH, from the coding sequence GTGCGATGGCTTGCGGGTGGATCGACCGTGACCGTCGGCGTCGTCGGCGATGCCGCCGACGTGATCGAAACGCTCGAATCGACGGGTCGCTCGACGGTCGTCGGATCGCCGACGACGGTCGCGCGCGCGGACCCGTCGACGATCGTTACGGTCGGCGAAGAGGCGCTGCTGGCGACCGCCCGCGAGCGCCTCGACGTGCCGATCCTCGCGGTCGGAACTGACATCGGGCCGGCAGCCAGCGACCGGGCAGCGATCCGCGAAGCGCTTTCGAAGGGTGTCGAGCGAGAACAACCGTTGATCGACGTCTCGGTCGGCGGCGAGTCGGTCTCGACGGCCCTGCTTGACGTGATGCTCGTCACGAGCGAGCCGGCGCGGATCTCGGAGTACGCCATCGATCACGACGACGGGCGGGTCGCGGCGTTTCGTGCCGACGGCGTCGTCGTCGCGACGCCAGCGGGGAGCGAGGGATACGCCGCGACCGCCGGCGGTCCGACGATCGACGCGGGGGCCGACGCGCTCTGTGCGGTTCCGATCGCCCCGTTTCACACCCAATCGACACGCTGGGTGCTCGATACCAGCCCCCTGACGCTGTCGGTACTCCGCGACGAAGGATCGGTTTCGCTGCTGGTCGACGACGACGAACACGGCCCGATCGGCTCTGGACAGGCGGTCCGGCTGGCGGTCGACGGGTTCGTGCGGACGCTCCACTAG
- a CDS encoding M28 family peptidase — MTEWIGEVFTSDAGWNVLEELVDLEDRMAGTEGERRGAELTRDALAAAGSRNARLEEFPIQGWVRGSSGISAGETVQDCIALPRSPSESARGELLDLGYGLPEDFEGADIDGKVVMVRSDVPDYFDRYIHRREKYYYAVAGGASGFVYRNHVEGCLPPTGSVGTPEEPIGDVPAIGVSSEVGARLARRFDGREVAVSVEAEIDDATSRNVHAEMGPDTDEVVLVTGHVDAHDIAEGASDNGAGTAIVVEIANALAAREDELDTRVEFVVYGAEEVGLVGSDHHAANADHDSIKAIVNSDGVVRGRTLEFYTHGFPELDAAAERVADGFDHPVKTIPRLGPHSDHWPFVQWGVPGYHVMSDTGEQGRGWGHTFADTLDKVDVRDLREQAVLLTELVRELANEETTVEHRAPGEIAAALEDEKQAAGMKVIGDWPYDE; from the coding sequence ATGACAGAGTGGATCGGTGAGGTGTTTACCAGCGATGCGGGATGGAACGTACTAGAGGAACTCGTCGACCTCGAAGACCGGATGGCGGGCACGGAGGGCGAGCGCCGCGGCGCGGAGCTGACGCGTGACGCGCTCGCGGCGGCGGGCTCACGAAACGCCCGCTTGGAGGAGTTTCCGATCCAGGGCTGGGTGCGCGGGAGTAGCGGGATCAGCGCCGGCGAGACGGTGCAAGACTGCATCGCGCTCCCCCGAAGCCCGTCGGAGAGCGCCCGCGGCGAACTCCTCGATCTGGGCTACGGGCTTCCGGAGGACTTCGAGGGGGCGGATATCGACGGCAAGGTGGTGATGGTTCGAAGCGACGTGCCCGACTACTTCGACCGCTACATCCACCGCCGCGAGAAGTACTACTACGCCGTCGCGGGCGGGGCGAGCGGCTTCGTCTACCGGAACCACGTCGAAGGCTGTCTCCCGCCGACGGGAAGCGTCGGCACACCCGAAGAACCCATCGGGGACGTCCCCGCGATCGGCGTAAGCAGCGAGGTCGGCGCGCGCCTCGCCCGACGGTTCGACGGCCGAGAGGTCGCCGTTTCGGTCGAAGCCGAGATCGACGACGCCACCAGCCGAAACGTCCACGCCGAGATGGGGCCTGACACCGACGAGGTGGTACTGGTGACGGGCCACGTCGACGCCCACGACATCGCGGAGGGAGCGAGCGACAACGGGGCCGGGACCGCAATAGTCGTCGAGATCGCGAACGCGTTGGCCGCCCGCGAGGACGAACTGGACACGAGAGTCGAGTTCGTCGTCTACGGTGCGGAGGAAGTGGGGCTGGTCGGCTCGGACCACCACGCCGCGAACGCCGACCACGATTCGATAAAAGCGATCGTCAACAGCGACGGGGTCGTCCGCGGGCGCACGCTGGAGTTCTACACCCACGGCTTTCCCGAACTCGACGCGGCCGCGGAGCGCGTCGCCGACGGGTTCGACCACCCCGTAAAGACGATCCCCCGACTGGGGCCCCACAGCGACCACTGGCCGTTCGTCCAGTGGGGCGTGCCCGGCTATCACGTCATGAGCGACACCGGCGAACAGGGCCGCGGATGGGGCCACACCTTCGCCGACACGCTCGATAAGGTCGACGTCCGCGATCTACGCGAGCAAGCGGTGCTGCTCACCGAGCTCGTCCGTGAGCTGGCGAACGAGGAAACGACCGTCGAGCATCGGGCGCCCGGGGAGATCGCGGCGGCGCTCGAAGACGAGAAGCAGGCGGCGGGCATGAAGGTCATCGGCGACTGGCCGTACGACGAGTGA
- a CDS encoding cytochrome b family protein produces the protein MSEETNTDSRADENVRTDGGGDEPRADGGGGVPAVPPDDETPTWRERKERTQGLSRLTYEYFERSRREDQDLRQESTYVERDVLAFPTWPHETIRNLSVASFFVGMMFLVAAAAPPHMPAPADPSSTPAVILPDWYLYWSYGLLHLSPINPELAILGGQKLVTDRVYGVMANVVVVSVIAIVPFLNKGSARRPVEEPFWAAIGVGGIILAVTLAALPLENMFPFPGELVFNLSFFLPVIGFLLTYAVLRAMREGYMYSLNRRYYRLRPPK, from the coding sequence ATGAGCGAAGAAACCAACACCGACTCACGGGCGGATGAGAACGTCCGAACCGACGGCGGCGGAGACGAACCGCGCGCGGACGGCGGTGGCGGCGTCCCCGCCGTCCCGCCGGACGACGAGACACCCACCTGGCGCGAACGAAAGGAGCGCACGCAAGGGCTCTCCAGGTTAACCTACGAGTACTTCGAGCGTTCGCGGCGCGAGGACCAGGACCTCCGCCAGGAGTCGACGTACGTCGAACGTGACGTGCTCGCCTTCCCGACCTGGCCCCACGAGACCATTCGCAACCTCTCGGTGGCGTCGTTCTTCGTCGGGATGATGTTCCTCGTCGCCGCGGCCGCGCCGCCGCACATGCCGGCCCCGGCCGACCCGAGCTCGACGCCCGCGGTCATCCTGCCCGACTGGTATCTCTACTGGTCGTACGGCCTGTTGCACCTCAGTCCAATCAATCCCGAACTCGCGATTCTGGGCGGCCAGAAGCTGGTGACTGATCGCGTCTATGGCGTGATGGCAAACGTCGTCGTCGTCAGCGTCATCGCCATCGTCCCCTTCCTGAACAAGGGCAGCGCACGGCGACCCGTCGAGGAACCGTTCTGGGCGGCCATCGGAGTCGGCGGGATCATCCTCGCGGTCACGCTCGCGGCCCTTCCGCTCGAGAACATGTTCCCGTTCCCCGGTGAGCTCGTGTTCAACCTGTCGTTCTTCCTGCCGGTGATCGGGTTCCTGCTGACGTATGCCGTTCTGCGGGCGATGCGCGAGGGGTACATGTACTCGCTCAACCGACGGTACTACCGGCTTCGACCGCCGAAGTAA
- a CDS encoding DUF7314 family protein: MSDEFIKGFGMLTSGGLLWFIIAAWFNTESFGGTQLIAPNPSNVSLYSQVLIGIKDIAFWFAVIGALTFWVAIPAVREGRRAYEDRQQNAE; the protein is encoded by the coding sequence ATGAGTGATGAGTTCATCAAAGGGTTCGGGATGCTGACCAGCGGCGGCCTGCTCTGGTTCATAATCGCGGCGTGGTTCAACACCGAGAGCTTCGGGGGGACACAGCTGATCGCTCCCAACCCTAGCAACGTCAGCCTCTATTCGCAGGTGCTTATCGGAATCAAGGACATCGCGTTCTGGTTCGCGGTCATCGGTGCGCTCACGTTCTGGGTTGCCATCCCTGCCGTGCGCGAGGGGAGACGTGCCTACGAGGATCGCCAACAGAACGCCGAATAA
- a CDS encoding DUF7315 family membrane protein encodes MSESPPEKATDGSVVVPTRVYKVVTVFSTLFAVVGVVAGFVLIDIATDRAQADLAEVEPLVALGGVALIVASAAVYAFSTRFRTAEMGNAKDGADEPSNNE; translated from the coding sequence ATGTCGGAATCGCCTCCCGAGAAAGCCACCGATGGCAGCGTCGTCGTTCCGACGCGAGTTTATAAGGTCGTCACGGTGTTCTCGACCCTGTTCGCGGTCGTCGGGGTCGTTGCAGGGTTCGTCCTGATCGATATCGCCACCGACCGCGCGCAGGCCGACCTCGCCGAGGTCGAGCCCCTCGTGGCGCTCGGTGGCGTCGCACTGATCGTCGCCTCGGCTGCAGTTTACGCCTTTTCGACCCGCTTTCGGACCGCGGAAATGGGAAATGCTAAAGACGGGGCGGACGAACCGTCGAACAATGAGTGA
- a CDS encoding cytochrome b translates to YYRVNLQMPKSHTEQYNLDNKFWYWYPLYSLGAFSTIAYIVAAITGALLGFYYAPSTATAAGADTTVAYDTVVTVMMDMNFGFFLRSLHRWSAQIMTAAVFLHMLRVYFTGAYKEPREVNWLIGIVLISLTMAFGYTGYLLPWTQLSYWAGQIGVEMALSVPFIGEWVAQLVFGGFSLGASTLQRMYILHVFILPFVVTSLIAMHIGIVWMQGIAEPH, encoded by the coding sequence GTACTACCGAGTCAACCTCCAGATGCCGAAGAGCCACACCGAACAGTACAACCTCGATAACAAGTTCTGGTACTGGTACCCGTTGTATTCGCTGGGAGCCTTCTCGACGATCGCGTACATCGTCGCGGCGATAACGGGTGCCTTACTCGGGTTCTACTATGCGCCATCGACCGCTACCGCGGCCGGCGCGGACACGACCGTCGCCTATGATACCGTCGTGACGGTCATGATGGACATGAACTTCGGGTTCTTCCTTCGGAGCCTGCATCGATGGTCCGCCCAGATCATGACTGCGGCGGTGTTCCTGCACATGCTGCGGGTGTACTTCACGGGTGCGTACAAGGAGCCTCGGGAGGTCAACTGGCTGATCGGGATCGTCCTGATCAGCCTGACGATGGCCTTCGGCTACACCGGCTACCTGCTGCCGTGGACCCAGCTGTCGTACTGGGCGGGTCAGATCGGCGTCGAGATGGCGCTGTCGGTCCCCTTCATCGGCGAGTGGGTCGCCCAGCTGGTCTTCGGCGGGTTCAGTCTTGGCGCATCGACACTCCAGCGGATGTACATCCTCCACGTGTTCATCCTGCCGTTCGTGGTGACGTCGCTGATCGCGATGCACATCGGGATCGTCTGGATGCAGGGGATCGCGGAGCCACACTGA
- a CDS encoding DUF7313 family protein: MQPLQLEAIDGALAAAIPFIVFALALVSLVTRLLAHRRHVSQADEHGAEGITRYTPHEVISFVLVLTTFYYVLVDLHIGVSLAAFAITAFVADFFEFESRLVEARTDRSLEAPKAAIGATLCVVAYAGFIALVAVAGSFWSPVI, translated from the coding sequence ATGCAACCCCTGCAGCTCGAGGCGATCGACGGGGCGCTTGCGGCTGCGATCCCGTTTATCGTCTTCGCTCTCGCGCTCGTCAGTCTCGTCACCAGACTGCTCGCCCACCGTAGGCACGTCTCGCAGGCCGACGAACACGGTGCCGAGGGAATCACGCGGTACACTCCCCACGAGGTCATCTCGTTCGTGCTCGTGCTCACGACGTTCTACTACGTCCTCGTCGACCTCCACATCGGGGTCTCCCTCGCCGCGTTCGCTATCACGGCGTTCGTCGCCGATTTCTTCGAATTCGAGTCCCGATTGGTGGAGGCCCGGACCGACAGATCGCTTGAGGCTCCGAAAGCCGCGATCGGCGCGACCCTGTGTGTCGTCGCCTACGCCGGGTTCATCGCGCTCGTCGCGGTGGCCGGATCGTTCTGGTCGCCCGTCATCTAA